ACGATTTTACTAATTTTGCCGCTAAAATGAATATTTCTGATTTACAATTTATTCCCGTTTCCTCACTCAAAGGAGATATGGTCGTTAATCGCAGAGATAATATGCCCTGGTATAACGGGCCAACCGTTTTATCCTATCTTGAGAATTTAGAAATTTCCTCTGATCGAAATATGATTGATTTCCGCTTTCCTATTCAATATGTTATTCGTCCTCACCAAAATTTCCGAGGCTTGGCCGGAAAAATAGAAGGCGGTACTATTAAGCCTGGTCAGAAGGTAAAAGTTTTGCCTTCTGGAAAAGAAACCAAAATAGATAAATTAATTTGTCATCAAAAAAGTCAAAAACTTTGTTATAACCCCCAGTCAATAGTCATTAAATTGAAGGATGAAGTAGACGCCAGCCGCGGTGATATGATTGTAAAGTCAAAAAATATTCCTGAAATTTCAAAAAGTTTTAACGCCATGGTTTGCTGGTTTTCTGATACTCCTCTTGATCAAGACAAAACCTATCTTTTAAAGCACCTTGCTAAAACTACTCGCTGTTCCTTAAAAAAACTGCAGTATATTATAAACATAGATAATCTTCACCGAAAAAAAGCTAATAAATTAAAAATAAATGAAATTGGCAAAATAAATATTACCACTAATGAGCCGATTTTGTTTGATCCATACCCTAAAAATAGAAACACCGGTTGTTTTATTATTATTGACCAGTTAACTAACAATACCATTGCCGCCGGAGTAATTATTGACCGAGCTAAGGAAAAAAAGAAAGCCAGTAAGTCTCTTAAAAAAGGAGCTGTGCTTTGGTTTACCGGCCTGTCCGGCTCGGGTAAAAGTACAGTAGCCAATAAGGTCTATGAAATTCTTAGTAAAAAAGGGATTGATTGCCAGAGACTGGACGGCGATATTATGCGCCAGTCTTTATCCAAAGACCTTGGTTTCAGCAAAAAAGACCGAGAAACTAATATTGAAAGAGCTGGCTTTGTAGCTGAAATATTGGCTAAACACGAGGTAATGGTTTTAACTGCCTTTATTTCGCCCTATAAAAAACAAAGAGCTGAATTAAGAAAAAAAATTGATAATTTTGTGGAAATTTTTGTTGAGGCTCCCCTCTCTCTTTGTGAAAAAAGAGATGTTAAAGGCCTTTATAAAAAGGCTAAAAAAGGAGAAATTAAGCACTTCACTGGCATCAGCCACCCTTATGAAAAACCCCAAAATCCACAAGTAACTCTTCATACAAAAAAAGAATCTCTGAATACTTCGGCTAATAAAGTTATTACTTATTTAAGAAAAAATAATTATATATAACTTGGAAGAAATAAATTTATTAAAAAAGGCGGTCAAAAAAGCCGGTCGGGTAGCCTTAAATTATTACCACAGCAAAAATATTATCCATGAGGACGGCTACACTCCCCTAACCAAGGCTGATTTTGCCTCAGAAAAAGTTTTAATCAGCGAATTAAAAAAAACGCCTTATAAAATACTTTCCGAACACCAGGATAATAAAGAAAGATTAAAAGAAAATAAAATCTGGATTATTGATCCTTTAGACGGCACCAAAGACTTTATTCAGAAAACCGGTGAGTTTTCTATTATGGCCGCTTTAACCCAAAATAACAAGCCGATCATAGGCGCTATCTACCAGCCAGTGACAAAAAAATTATATTACGCCCAAAAAGATAAAGGCGCCTTTCTAAAGCAAGGTAGAAATAAACCGATTAAATTATCAGTTTCAAATAATACTGACTTTACCGATATGTCTCTACTAGTCAGTCGTAATCATTTATTGCCCGGTGAAATAAAGCTTTGTGAAAATTTAAAAATCGGTAAAAAAATACCCTACGGCAGTGCCGGCCTAAAAGCGGCTCTTATCTGCGAGCAAAAAGCTGACATTTATCTTAATAGCAGTGACCAAACCGGCGAATGGGATATCGGCGCCGCTGAAATTATTTTTAAAGAAGCCGGCGGTAAGATTACCGATATGTTGGGGCATGACTTAAAATACAATAAAAAGAAACCAATTAATAAACAGGGATTTGTTCTATCTCATAAATTAGTTCATAAAAAAATAATCTCTGAACTTAAAAAAATTAATGAGTAAGCCGTCAAAAAAAATATTAATACTTAATTATGAATTTCCTCCTTTGGGCGGTGGGGCTTCTCCGGTTTCGTATGAGATAGCCAAAGGTTATGTTCAGAGAGAGCATAAAGTGGATGTTGTGACTATGAGTTATAAAGACCTGCCTTCTTATGAAAATAAAGATGGAATTAATATCTATAGAGTTCCTTGTTTAAGAAGTAAAAAGGAAATTTGTCATCCTTGGGAACAATTAATATATATTATTTCAGCAAAAAGATTTCTAAGAAAACATCTTAAGAATAACTCTTATGATATTAATCACACTCATTTTATTATTCCTACAGGAATTATTGCAAAATGGTTGAAGAAGAAATTTGGAATACCTTATATTATTACAAGTCATGGGAGTGATGTTTTGGGTTACAACAATAAAAGAAGTTTCAAGTATATTTATCCCTTAGTTAAAAAACAATGGAAAGAAATTGTTAAGGAAGCCAAAGCTGTTGTTTGTCCATCTAATTTCTTGAAAAATAAAATTCTGAACATTACAACACAAGGAAACTTAAAAGTCATTCCTAATGGAATTGATAAGAACAAATTTAAACCAATGAAAAAAGAAAAAAGAATTTTAATTGTTACAAGACTTTTTGAAAATAAAGGAGTTCAGGATGTTTTGGATGCATTAAAAGGATTAAATTTGAAAGGTTGGAAAGTAGATATTGTAGGTGAAGGACCATATAGAAATTTCTTAGAAAAAAAAGCAAAAGAAAACAACTTAAAAGATATAGTAAAATTTCATGGTTGGGTAGAAAATAATTCTAAAGAAATGAAAAATCTTTATGGACATGCAAGTATTTTTATAAGTGCTAGTTGGTTTGAAAGTTTTGGATTAACTGTTTTAGAAGCAATTCAAGCTGGATGCTATCCTCTAGTTTCAGATATTGGAGGTCACAGAGAAATATTAAAAAATAAAAAATATTTTCTTAATAAAGATTTAAAGATAAAAATTGAAAAATTAATAAACCAAAAAATTAATCCTCCAAAGTTTAACCAAAATTATAATTGGAAGAATGTAATTAAAAAATATGAGGAGATTTTGAGATGAAAGATAAAATCAAGGTTATTTATATTTCCGGAATTGGTCGAAGCGGTTCTACTCTCTTAGATTTATTAATTTCCACAAATGATAGTGTATTTAGTGTTGGAGAAATTTATAAATATAATGAATTAAAGAAGAGAAATATAGAATGTAGTTGTGGAAATAAGTTTAACAAATGTATTTTTTGGAAAAATTTTGTTAATAATAAAACAAAAATTATAAATCGCATGAATCTTAAAGATTATCTAAAGATGATAAATTTTTTGTTGAATCCTCTTTCAAAAAAAATAAACTTCAAGGATAAATCTCAAGATTATGATCTATTTACAAAAATAAAAAAAGAAAATCCAAATGTCGAGTACATCCTCGACTCATCCAAGGATATTGCAAGATTAATTGAACTTGACTCTGACCCGCGAATTGAGATATATAATATTTCTATAATTAGAGATGGAAGAGCAGTTGCAAATTCATTTAGTTCTAATAGGGGTGGAAAAAACAAAAATTATTTTATTTCTCTTTTAAAATGGAATTTTGTTAATTTTATGATGTTAAAATATCTTAAAAAAAGAAAGTTACCTAGCTTAATTATAAGCTATGAAGAATTTTGTAAAAATCCTAGAAAATACATTAACAAAATACAACAACATCTAAATATCAAAATTCCTAAGAATTACTCTAAGAAGATTAGCAAGATGGAATATCATGGATTATCTCCTAACAGAATAGCTAAGAAAGAGAATAGAAAAAACTTCAAAGGAATTAAATATGATGATAAATGGATGAGAGAGCAAGGATCATTCAATAAAATTTTAGGAACCTTCTTAACATACCCATTAAATAAAAATTTAGTATATGCAAAATGAAAAAAGCAGCAATAATAATAGTTAATTGGAATGGAAAAAGATTCTTAAAAAATTGCTTAAATTCGGTTTTTAATCAAACTTATAAAGATTTTGATGTTTATTTTGTGGATAATGGCTCTGTTGATGGAAGTTCAAATTATGTTAAAAAAAACTTTCCAAAAGTAAAAATTATAAAATTAGACAAAAATTATGGTTTTGCAAAAGGAAACAATGAAGGAATAAAAGAAGCATTCAAGGATAAAAAAGTTGAATATATTGTTTGTTTAAATAATGATACAATTGTGGATAAAAATTGGTTAAAAGAATTAGTTAGGACTGCTGAAAAAAGTGAAAAAATAGGAGCTGTTTCAAGTAAAGCTTATTTTAAAGATGGGAAGAATATTCAAAATGCTGGATTGATTTTTAGCAAAGCATTGCAAATAAATAAACTAGGAGGGATCTCATTAGGATATGGAAAAACAGATGACGAAATTCCTAAACTTTCCCATGATTGTGAGATTTTTTGTCCAGGAGGAGTTGCACCACTATATAAAAGAGAGGTCTTAGAATATTTATATAAAAGAGATAGAGAAATTTTTGATGAAGATTTTTTTGCTTATGTAGAAGATTTAGATTTGGGTATTAGGATAAAGAATTTAGGATATACTTCTTATTTATCCTCTAAGGCAAGATTAATTCATTTACATTCTCAAACAGGAGGAGTTGCTTCTCCTTTTAAAGCATATTATGGAGAAAGAAATAAAATTTTAACAGCAATAAAAAATTTACCTTTTTTTGATTTAATTTTATTCCCCTTTAGAAATATTAGATTAAAATTTTCATATTTTTTTAAGAAACACGAATCAGTAGAAAAATTAAATGAAAATATTGGTTTTATTAAAATGTTCTGGATTGTTGTAAAAGCAAATTTATCAGCCTTAGGTTTAATGCCAAAAATACTAATTAAAAGAATTAAGATTAAGAAGTATTAATATGAAGTGTAAAATTTGCGACAATAAAAAAATAAGTAAAAAAGATAAAATAATTAAACATCCAACAGGTTGTGCTATGTTAATAGATTCTAGCAAAATAAAAAAATATGGTCTTTTTAATGATAATTTTTTTGCCTATGGAGAAGAATTAGAATATATCTACAGGATGGGAAAAAAAGGGATAAAGATTCTTTATATTCCAAAAGCAGTAATTTGGCATAAATTAATAGAGGCAAAAAATAGCTTATTTAAAATCTATATGATGTCAAGAAAAAAATGGTATTACTGGAAAAAGAGAAAATTTATAGATAAAATTCCCTATTTATTTTATCTATTGTTCTTTTACAATATTAAAAAAATAATAAAATATTCAAATAATCTTAAAAATATAAATACTTTTTTAATAGGAAATATTCACGGCATAATGTGGATAATAACTAATAAAAAACCCGAAAACAATTTTATAAAAAATGAATAAGACAGAACATCATAATAAAAAATTTTTAGGAGGAATATTAATTCATGAACATAATTACGGGGGAAGTTATATAGCCTCAAAAAAAATAGCCAATGCTACAAATAGTATATTGGTTCCATTATCTGACAATAAAAACACAAAAAATAAAAATATATTCTCTATAAAAATAAAAAAAATTTTTGGGAAGAGATTTTTAGCTAACATTAACAACATATCTAATATTGAAAAGAATGTCTTTCTTTGGCATATAAATTATCCATCTCCTATAATTCTTCCATTGATAATTTTTTCTAAAAAACCTAAGATAATTACTTTTCATTTCATGCCCTCTAAACATCCATTTAAACTTGAGGAAAAAAATATATTTAATTTTCTTATAAATAAATTAATTCTAAATCCAAGCTATAAGGTAATTCTAAATTTAATGATATTATTAGTGGATAAACTGACATTTATTACTAATTCACAGTTTTTAGAATATAAAAATTATATATTATTTAAAAAAATATTTCATAAAAAATCGATTGTAATAAATAATTTTATTGAAAAAGAAATAATATCTACCTTTAAAAAAAAACACTTGAAAAAAATATGTATACTTTTTGTTGGCAGAATGAACAAATTAAAAGGTTTTGATGATTTAATTGAGTTATGTAAAAATATTAAAGATAAAGATATATCCTTTAACTTTATAGGAGGTGGTCCTTTAAAAGAAAAATCAGAAGATTTATTTAATATTAAATCTTATTCAAATATTGTTAATAAAAAGTTACTACAATATTACGACAAATCTCAAATTTTCATCCTACCATCTTACACAGAGGTCTTCCCAATGACAATTTTAGAAGCAATGGCTCGTGGTTTAGTAATTTTAGTTTCAGATATTCCAGGAATGAGAGAAATAGTCAAAGAAGGTAGAAATGGCTATCTCTTTAAACCCGGAGATACAGAAAAAATGAAAGAGTTAATTTTATATTTAAAAAATAATCCTAAGGAAATAGAAAGAATTAGTAAAAACAATTTGAAGGATATTCATAAGTTTACAGCAGAAAAACAGATCCCGAAATATATTAAAGTTTACAATAAAGTTTTAAAAGAAAAATGATAAATCAATTAAAAAATAAATATCTTCAACATAGAGAAACCATCCATAACTTTAAATGGAGAGCTATTCAGGTTGGTGCTAAACAAGGAACTACTTTCTTGATATTTTTTATTGCGGCTTATTTTTTAATGCCAGAACAACTGGGTTTATTTAGCTATTTAATGGCAGTTATAGGTTTATTTATGATAATTTGTGATTTTGGTTTTTCTCCCTCAACTTCAAAATATGTGGCCGAACTGAAAACAAAAAATTCAAAAAAACTAAATAGTGTATTATTCTCAATTTCAACCATAATAATTTTAATGGCAACTCTGGTTTCTTTATCTATTGTCTTTTTTGGGAAATATATTTTTGAAGAATACACTCTTTTGTTACTTTTAATTCCCTACCTTTACTTTATGCCTCTTTCATCTGTGGCAGATGGAGTTTATCGGGGTTTAAAGGATTTCAAAAAATTATCTTTTATCAGTATTGTTGTTGCAATAATTAGTCTTCCCACAGCCTTTATTTTAATTAAATCTTATGGTTTAATCGGTGCAATCATCTCTCAAAATTTATTATTTGGATTGCTTACGATAGGGTTATTTGTTTTTAGAAAAGATATGGAATTTAATTTTGATAAAGATGTTACAAAGAAGGTTGTTAGGTATGCTGTCATTATAGGGTTAGCAAACATTGCTTTTTTCCTCTACACAAGAGTAGACATATTAATTTTAAAGCAGTTTGGATTTATTGCTGAAATTGGATATTATGAAATTGTTAATAAAGTGTTCAAATTGTTATTTATTCCGGCGGTGATTTTGGGTCAAGTATTAGCTCCAAACACAACAAGGTACATAACCCTTAATGATTATAAAACTGTTAAGAATAAAATCATCAAAATTTTACCAATGTTTATTGTAGGAGGAATTATTCTTTCATTAATATTATACTTTATCTTTCCCATAATCATAAAAATTTTTTTTACAGAATATTACACTGAAGCGTTTATTACAATTATGACTATCTTGTTAATTTTATTGCCTATTAAGTTATGGGGAGTATTCTTGACTAATGGTTTTATTACACCGGGAGGATTTGCAAAAATAACAGCTATTGCAACCATGCTTGGGGGCATATCAAATGTAATTCTGAGTTTAATATTTATAAATTATTTTGGTTTTTTAGGAGTTTTCTTTGCAACTTTAATAGTTCATACTTTAAGTATATTGATCCAATTTTTATTTTTTATTCTAAAACTCAAAAATGAATAGTACTTACTTTTTGTTTAATACTCTAAATACTTTTTTTAATAATTTATATAAAAAAGAATTAACTATTGCTCGGTTACCAACAAATTGTTCATAAATACCTAGAAATTCTTTTTTATTTGCTTTATAAGTAAAACTATTTCCTATTTTTTCTTTCCATTTTTGAGTTTTTTTAGATGCAATAAAAAACAAATACACTGACTCTTTTTTTCCTTCATTAAAAGATGAATATAATATTAGCATGTTTTCTTCTTCAAACATTTTTTTAATCGCCGAAGGTGTAAATCGCCAATAATCTCCATAATTAGAATGCATTTGTTGTAAAAAAGGCACAACCAATATCACTGTATCTTTTGACATCAAACAAAGATTTGTAAATGCTTTTCTGAAATTATATATGTGCTCCAAAGTTGTATGATTAAATATAACATCATATTTTTTTATTAATCTATTAGGGATTGTTTTAGATAGATCTAGAAAAAACTCATTTTTAAATCCTTGAAAACCGCATGCTGAAGATTTATAGTTTGATATATGGTAATTATTTGAGTTTTTAAAATAATTTTTATAATGGTCTCCTTCTTTATCTTCATCTTTCCAACCAGAAACGTTTAAAACATCCCCTTTAAATAGATGACAAAATTTTTTTAGTTCTTTGTTAGACCATTTCCTAGCTTGGTTATATTTTTTTTCTTTTATCATTTTAAATATATTATGTATATTTCTCTTTTATTTAATTTCAAGTTATCAATGCAAATAATATCTCCTCCTTTATTAATTCTTGGGTGAAGATCGCATCTATAATCTACATTTATTACTGGATGCATAAAAAATTTCCCCAATTTTTCTATTCTATCTTTTTTAAAATCATAGATCAACAAATGTTGATAACCTTGTTTATCCGCATACGTGTCTGTAATCATCTTTTTATTTTTTGAAAAAAATGTGGGATGCCCATCTTCATTCAACTTATTTTCTCCGAGAACTCCTTTCTTATTTGTAAGATCCTCGTATAAATAATATTTATGTCCCTTATCATTATGATAGGCAAAGATACATAATTCTGAATTAGATTTCCATGCATAATGAGAGACAAAATTTTCATTAGTCAAAAGAAATAATTTTTTTCCATTTATATCTGATGTAAATGCTCTTGAATACATTCTACCATTTTTCGCCCATAAATGAAAAAACAAAAATCTATTTCCTGAAGGATTGAAACATACGTGATTGATATAATGTTCTGCGTCAATCATGCTTTTTTTTGGTTCGATCTTACTTAGATAATTTAAAGAATAAAGCAATTTTTTAGAATTTTTTTCAATATTT
This sequence is a window from Patescibacteria group bacterium. Protein-coding genes within it:
- the cysC gene encoding adenylyl-sulfate kinase encodes the protein MKNINNNENIELVNLVAAGSVDDGKSTLIGRLMYDSKVISADQLRTVKITSKKRGFEGIDFSLFTDGLSAEREQGITIDVAYRYFGTKKRRFVIADVPGHEQYTRNMVTGASKANLALLIADARKGLLIQSKRHLFIASLLGIPHIAIIVNKMDLMNYQEKTYDKIKDDFTNFAAKMNISDLQFIPVSSLKGDMVVNRRDNMPWYNGPTVLSYLENLEISSDRNMIDFRFPIQYVIRPHQNFRGLAGKIEGGTIKPGQKVKVLPSGKETKIDKLICHQKSQKLCYNPQSIVIKLKDEVDASRGDMIVKSKNIPEISKSFNAMVCWFSDTPLDQDKTYLLKHLAKTTRCSLKKLQYIINIDNLHRKKANKLKINEIGKINITTNEPILFDPYPKNRNTGCFIIIDQLTNNTIAAGVIIDRAKEKKKASKSLKKGAVLWFTGLSGSGKSTVANKVYEILSKKGIDCQRLDGDIMRQSLSKDLGFSKKDRETNIERAGFVAEILAKHEVMVLTAFISPYKKQRAELRKKIDNFVEIFVEAPLSLCEKRDVKGLYKKAKKGEIKHFTGISHPYEKPQNPQVTLHTKKESLNTSANKVITYLRKNNYI
- a CDS encoding inositol monophosphatase family protein; this translates as MEEINLLKKAVKKAGRVALNYYHSKNIIHEDGYTPLTKADFASEKVLISELKKTPYKILSEHQDNKERLKENKIWIIDPLDGTKDFIQKTGEFSIMAALTQNNKPIIGAIYQPVTKKLYYAQKDKGAFLKQGRNKPIKLSVSNNTDFTDMSLLVSRNHLLPGEIKLCENLKIGKKIPYGSAGLKAALICEQKADIYLNSSDQTGEWDIGAAEIIFKEAGGKITDMLGHDLKYNKKKPINKQGFVLSHKLVHKKIISELKKINE
- a CDS encoding glycosyltransferase family 4 protein, whose amino-acid sequence is MSKPSKKILILNYEFPPLGGGASPVSYEIAKGYVQREHKVDVVTMSYKDLPSYENKDGINIYRVPCLRSKKEICHPWEQLIYIISAKRFLRKHLKNNSYDINHTHFIIPTGIIAKWLKKKFGIPYIITSHGSDVLGYNNKRSFKYIYPLVKKQWKEIVKEAKAVVCPSNFLKNKILNITTQGNLKVIPNGIDKNKFKPMKKEKRILIVTRLFENKGVQDVLDALKGLNLKGWKVDIVGEGPYRNFLEKKAKENNLKDIVKFHGWVENNSKEMKNLYGHASIFISASWFESFGLTVLEAIQAGCYPLVSDIGGHREILKNKKYFLNKDLKIKIEKLINQKINPPKFNQNYNWKNVIKKYEEILR
- a CDS encoding sulfotransferase, encoding MKDKIKVIYISGIGRSGSTLLDLLISTNDSVFSVGEIYKYNELKKRNIECSCGNKFNKCIFWKNFVNNKTKIINRMNLKDYLKMINFLLNPLSKKINFKDKSQDYDLFTKIKKENPNVEYILDSSKDIARLIELDSDPRIEIYNISIIRDGRAVANSFSSNRGGKNKNYFISLLKWNFVNFMMLKYLKKRKLPSLIISYEEFCKNPRKYINKIQQHLNIKIPKNYSKKISKMEYHGLSPNRIAKKENRKNFKGIKYDDKWMREQGSFNKILGTFLTYPLNKNLVYAK
- a CDS encoding glycosyltransferase family 2 protein, giving the protein MKKAAIIIVNWNGKRFLKNCLNSVFNQTYKDFDVYFVDNGSVDGSSNYVKKNFPKVKIIKLDKNYGFAKGNNEGIKEAFKDKKVEYIVCLNNDTIVDKNWLKELVRTAEKSEKIGAVSSKAYFKDGKNIQNAGLIFSKALQINKLGGISLGYGKTDDEIPKLSHDCEIFCPGGVAPLYKREVLEYLYKRDREIFDEDFFAYVEDLDLGIRIKNLGYTSYLSSKARLIHLHSQTGGVASPFKAYYGERNKILTAIKNLPFFDLILFPFRNIRLKFSYFFKKHESVEKLNENIGFIKMFWIVVKANLSALGLMPKILIKRIKIKKY
- a CDS encoding glycosyltransferase family 4 protein translates to MNKTEHHNKKFLGGILIHEHNYGGSYIASKKIANATNSILVPLSDNKNTKNKNIFSIKIKKIFGKRFLANINNISNIEKNVFLWHINYPSPIILPLIIFSKKPKIITFHFMPSKHPFKLEEKNIFNFLINKLILNPSYKVILNLMILLVDKLTFITNSQFLEYKNYILFKKIFHKKSIVINNFIEKEIISTFKKKHLKKICILFVGRMNKLKGFDDLIELCKNIKDKDISFNFIGGGPLKEKSEDLFNIKSYSNIVNKKLLQYYDKSQIFILPSYTEVFPMTILEAMARGLVILVSDIPGMREIVKEGRNGYLFKPGDTEKMKELILYLKNNPKEIERISKNNLKDIHKFTAEKQIPKYIKVYNKVLKEK
- a CDS encoding oligosaccharide flippase family protein, yielding MINQLKNKYLQHRETIHNFKWRAIQVGAKQGTTFLIFFIAAYFLMPEQLGLFSYLMAVIGLFMIICDFGFSPSTSKYVAELKTKNSKKLNSVLFSISTIIILMATLVSLSIVFFGKYIFEEYTLLLLLIPYLYFMPLSSVADGVYRGLKDFKKLSFISIVVAIISLPTAFILIKSYGLIGAIISQNLLFGLLTIGLFVFRKDMEFNFDKDVTKKVVRYAVIIGLANIAFFLYTRVDILILKQFGFIAEIGYYEIVNKVFKLLFIPAVILGQVLAPNTTRYITLNDYKTVKNKIIKILPMFIVGGIILSLILYFIFPIIIKIFFTEYYTEAFITIMTILLILLPIKLWGVFLTNGFITPGGFAKITAIATMLGGISNVILSLIFINYFGFLGVFFATLIVHTLSILIQFLFFILKLKNE